CACTGGTTTGGACCAAGTGTGATGAAAAATTGAGAACCGTTCGTGTCGGGACCAGAGTTGGCCATCGATACTATGCCTGCTCCAGTGTGCTTTAAATCACCATGAATTTCGTCGGCAAATGTGGCCCCGTAGATCGATTGACCACCTCGTCCGGTTCCGGTTGGATCGCCGCCTTGTACCATGAAATCTCGTATAATTCGGTGAAATTGTGTTCCATTGTAATACCCTCGGCGTGCTAGCTCAGCAAAGTTTCTGCAAGTGTTAGGAGCGTGTTTCCAATACAGTTCGATTGTTATTTCGCCCATCCTACAGAAAGAGCAAACAAAGGCAAATGTATTGACGAAACGACCACTTTATGGCGCTACTCACGTGGTATCGAAAGCAACAAAGTGCGGCTGCCATAGCTTGTCGGGAATACCGCCGGAATTTGTTGGCTGAATAGCGAGCATTTTCAGTTTTATGTATGATTTTCAAAACTGCAACACAAACGCGTCCttttgtatcttttttcgaccgagggaaacaaacaaaccggtTGGATGTCAACGACTGTCATGTTCGCGCACAATGGTCGATTCCAACGCTGGCATTCTTTTCTAGCAACATTGATCCATTCTATTTCAAATCCACTACAAATACCCTCTATTTAAGCAATTTAAACCTGATCTACTTCCCAACCTTTATAAAGTCGTGCTAAAGTGTTTGATGAAATCGTCGTACCACAAATAGTCAAAGGATCGCACCAGCATACGCATCACACTGTCAATGTGAAATGTCATCGAGCTATTTTCAGAGGGAAAAACTGTTGAcggttttccatttcaaaATCAAACGAACAAATATCGAGCGAACGGCCAAGTCGGCGGCGGCGGTGTTTCGGTCCTGCTACCCGTAACTGTGATAGCATTTATATGCTTTTCGAAATGTGTTTAAACTGTGTGAATTCACCTGTCTTACTATGATATATTTGTAACGAACCGATTGTTTACTAATTCAACCAGTGCTTTTTAACACTGTTTCGCCAACTAACCCCCTAACTCGCTTGGTGTGAGCTAGCTTGCTTGAGGAACTCggcctctatcctacacagaaaATGGAAGCGGAAGGGTTTTTAACACCGCGAAAGCTGATACAGAGTGCCCTTGCTAGGACCTCATCGCGTACCTCGATGGCCTCCTCGCCATCTCTAATGGCCGCAAGGACGCCGACATCATTGTCGCGTACCACGTCTGGCAGCTgtaacaccaccaccggcagtCGCTTCAATTTGCTACCTGTGCTACAAACGCCTCCTTCGCGTATATTTAAAGGCCGCATCGTGAATCCCTTCGAACCACATTTGGCCGAACGGTTTCATTTACCGATGATCGGGAGTCCTTCCCTTTTCCAGCGCCCCAGTACCCCACAGAACAGCAGCATCACGCAGTTCGAGTGGACGATCGACGAGGTGTCCTCGCTGGGACCGGCAAACGTGGAACCACACGAAACACAGTTCATCGAAACGCCCGACCCGGTCGCGGAGGCTCGAGTACAGGCAGCAATCAGCACCTACTTTAAGGAACATAGTATAGTGCCCAGTCCCATCGACTGTCCTTTGCGGAATCAAAAAATCGTGCTATCAAACGATTCCAGCAACGCTACGTCGACTGCCAGTGGCTCGGGACAGACCAAGAGAAAGGTTCGCGATGGAATTTGTCAAACCGTTCTTTCATTCCCACCTCATCTTCCCAAAGAGATTGAGGATGTGCTGCAAAAGTATCTCACATACAACGAGGTACGTAGGACAGACCGGACGTAGGATAGGCTTGAAGGATTGAGTTAATCAAATCCCATTTCGCTTTTGCAGGATCAACAACAAATGTGTGATGCTTCACTGGACGCTTCGTCGGCCAGCACTGTCGACCACGATGCCCGGGATGCTTCTTTGCGGCGTAAACTTTTCAACACATCCATCGTGGCTGAAGATAGGGACAGTGACTCTAGCGGCGCGAGTCGTTACGGAAGCTCCTTCGACGATTTCGATCTGAGAGCTCTGAGTCCTGCGCCGGAATCACCAGAAGTGCTTGTTGTGCGGGAGAAAATCAGTGAACAAGATCTGAAACGTTCACGTTACTACGGTTCACAAGAAATGCTTAACCATGTTGTTGAAAGTGATGCCGATAGTTCGTTCGGCGCACTTTCGCCCATTTCAAAGAGCTTAGTCAGTACATCTTCCATCGATGCGTGCGAACAGCATCACTCGGACGCGGATGCGATTTA
The Anopheles moucheti chromosome 2, idAnoMoucSN_F20_07, whole genome shotgun sequence genome window above contains:
- the LOC128297959 gene encoding protein aurora borealis, whose amino-acid sequence is MEAEGFLTPRKLIQSALARTSSRTSMASSPSLMAARTPTSLSRTTSGSCNTTTGSRFNLLPVLQTPPSRIFKGRIVNPFEPHLAERFHLPMIGSPSLFQRPSTPQNSSITQFEWTIDEVSSLGPANVEPHETQFIETPDPVAEARVQAAISTYFKEHSIVPSPIDCPLRNQKIVLSNDSSNATSTASGSGQTKRKVRDGICQTVLSFPPHLPKEIEDVLQKYLTYNEDQQQMCDASLDASSASTVDHDARDASLRRKLFNTSIVAEDRDSDSSGASRYGSSFDDFDLRALSPAPESPEVLVVREKISEQDLKRSRYYGSQEMLNHVVESDADSSFGALSPISKSLVSTSSIDACEQHHSDADAIYRSTPEPSTTFHSDNMSAELNETSHYMSASVKHTELTKELAETNLSNDGEKSLLLSSQSFDCSQMTHHSITPLRGYRRKDSNRRITNRKNLSQSFLQISDKDRIEGTIFKESDGNLPIVRNAVMKALSPIKEITALSESVPHCVNFYRTDSGFNEEYQSNDFAHELSDISMLSEDFSNTPGKKRQEITADS
- the LOC128310711 gene encoding peptidyl-prolyl cis-trans isomerase-like 1, with protein sequence MLAIQPTNSGGIPDKLWQPHFVAFDTTMGEITIELYWKHAPNTCRNFAELARRGYYNGTQFHRIIRDFMVQGGDPTGTGRGGQSIYGATFADEIHGDLKHTGAGIVSMANSGPDTNGSQFFITLGPNQWLDGKHTIFGRIHSGMQVVKRIGLVETDKNDRPVEPVKIVKGKVEKY